The following is a genomic window from Theobroma cacao cultivar B97-61/B2 chromosome 10, Criollo_cocoa_genome_V2, whole genome shotgun sequence.
ttggctgctatattttaacttaaattCTTTTGTCATAATTTATGATTCCTGGTAAGAGTATTTAATGGATTCTTTAATATTTCTTGCTACTATATTTCAActtaaattcttttgttataatttacGTGCCTTTACCAGAAATACTAGAACCATGAAGTCATAAAAATGTTTTCCTTCAAGTTTTGGTTTGAATGACATGTTTTTTGGGCCAAGGAATGGCAATTTTGGCCATCGAAGAACTTTCAGAGGAAAAAGTCCATGACTAATCATAGGTGATTTGGATTGTTGTACGCATTGTTTTCATTGTTATATATGACTTGAGTTCCAAAGTTTTACTTGTGTGTGGACAATGGATAATATGTTAAACCTACCTGGTATGAAGTACCTTTGTTACATATAGAACATCCATGTTGAAAGCATAATGTGTGTACTTTTCCATCTTAATATCCTGTTGTGATATTCTTTTCCCTAATATCTTAGTAGTAGCTAATCTTTGCTTTTGTATACTGCTTGTTATAGCTGAATGGTGGTCAACATATGGAGGAAGTTGTCCAAATTTGGCTCGTTTGGCTATCCATGTCCTTAGTCAAACTTGCAGTACTCTTGGGCTTAAGCAGAATTCAATTCCTTTTGAAAAATTGCATGAAACAAGGAACTTCTTAGAGCAGCAGCGGTTCAGGGACCTCATCTTTGTTCAATGCAACTTGCAATTAAGACAAATGTAAGTGAAAACTCTCGCATACATGGTTTAGTGTTcggttcaaaaaaaaaatcctattgttagctaattaattttcttacaGAGGTTGTGAAAGCAAGGAACAGGTTTCTATGCAACCCATGTCATTTGATGCAACCATTGAAGACTGGGTGATGGGAAATGACACATTTTTGGAGGACTATACTCATTCAGATTGGACAGCACTTGATCCACTTTCTGTGAACACAATGCTTTTAGGTCCTTCAAGTGATGAAGTTGAGGAGTTAGGTGCAGGTAATTATTGTTTCTTCGATATGATAATCTAACTAAGcaagtttctttctttatttttttatctattgaATCTTTTCATGCAGGTTTTGATGATTATGAGATTTTCAATGGAGTGAAAGAGCAGGAAAATGCTGAAGATAATGTAGTAGGCTAGCAGAAGACCATTCAAGAAAGACCATCTCTAATCCAGATAGTCTTAGATGGTGACCTGTGTTTTCTGCACTGATATCAACCAGACAAAAATAGTGTAAGTTAATGTAATTACTATATTCATAGGAATTGCTCCATCATCCTTAAAAATATTAGGAACATCAACAAAGATTAGATTCTTACGTAGGATCCGACAATGTGTTAGCAATTTTTATCAATTCAGGGTTGGACGATTGTACAAAGTTCAAGTATAGACCTGACCTTTCATTTTAACCCAAAAAAGGGCATTTTAAAGCACATGCTTGACCATTTGGCTGATATTTATCTCTGATGTGACTTATCATGGACTTTGCGATCTAGTACCATGAATTGTTGCTAACCTCTGATGTTGGAATTACATTGTAATAGCTACTTGGCGTTTGATTTCAGTATAATTTTATCATCATGACTGCAGTTCATCCAAGTAGGTTGTCCCTACTCTTCAATCTTTGCCTGAGTATTGAAAGAAGGATGTGAACCTTCTAGCTGCCCCCATTTGAATCATATTCATTCGTCTACCTTTCCTTTCCAGTTTTTCGATGAGGTTGAAAGCATTAGCAAGTACTAAACTGTAGTATTGCTAGTGGCCAAGAAAAAAACTGTAGTATTGCTGATGCTGAAACACATGATTCTGAAGCAGTGGGTATGGTTAAGACCCAGAAAGAGAAGATTGTAGTCAGGTTCAATAAACAGAGGGAGCAAATGTTAATTTAGAGGTATAAGGTCTTAAGAGATCTGGTAATCTTCCagtttcttcatctttttttttttctttaaataggGTGAGGTAGGCTACTTTACCCCAAATTTTACCAATTATTTTTGTCCTTTCTTCTGACCACATTTTTACTTCCCTAATTGAAGAAGCATCTGCAATCATTGGAGGATCAAACTCCAAAGGAAAGGTTAATGCTCATTTCAATTTGTGTTGTAAAGTTTGGATAGTTATGTGCTCATTTGGCAGATCGATGACAGTATATAGTGGTTGATCATGTCACTTTATTCCTGATAACTAGGAAGAAAATTGGAAATTCCTCAAGATGATTGAAAACTCAAGTTTATCTGACTTTCATTTAGTTCTTTGATATTTAGAAGGTTGGCTACTACTTGAACCACTAGCTCATTCTCTGTGAATATTCAAGTCTCATTTTTGCATCACAAAAACCATTGGATGGCCTGTGAAGAAGTCTTGTTCGCTATTCCACCTCTCTTTTGGGTCTTATTATGCCTTTCATGATTTCTTTTGAGCAAACATGAACACAGTAACAGGTAATGTCCTTGGTGCCCTTCTGGCTAATTTTTACAATGGTATGATTGTGTCGATTTTGAGGTATCTGCTCCAGTAAAGTGGTTGTGCTTATGCTTTCCTTCAACATTCTTAAATGGCATATGATCCTCTTAAACTCCGGTACACTCACTTGAGAATGTCATGCAGAAACAGGAACAAGCAAGATTCTAGTTGCCCTGGACTCCTGGTAAACAggacttctttctttttttgtccATGCTATCCCTTCTTGTCCCTTATTCACCTGCTAATTTTAGATTGTGTTTGGTAGATAGTATGCTAACTTTCTTTCATCCATTTGCAAATGCTATCCAACAAGAAAAGAGTTTGTGCAGTTTATTCATTACAGTGCATCAACTTCTCAGTCTTTCCTTTCCATTATTCCTACTCAAGAAAAAGCTAGAATGTCTGAGGTAATTGCTTGACACCGCTTGCCCTGTCTGTTGAAGTACCATATCTAATAGTGGGTATGCACTGATTGTCAGGAAATATGATCAAACTGCTTAATGATTACTTTTATCTGTCCTAAAGAAAAGATTGGTAAAGTATACCAATCAAGTTGCTAAAATGGAACTCTGAATTTTGAACATACAACCTTATTGTCACATCAACAACCACAATAACTATGCCATTTCCGGGGGGTTTTTGGACTTTCAGTGCAGAGAAAAgcaccaattttttttatgtttaaggGAAAACAGACACATTGTTGTGCAATTCAGGCCCACAACTTTAGTCTGTGCTGCTCTTATTGTCTTTGACTTGTAGGATGGGTCAAATGACAGGCTGCTCTCAAATGTAAGGcaagttaaaataaattagttcTGCAATGCAAAGTTTGGTTCATTTCAATTCCAGAACATTGTTTTggactaaaataaaaatggggATTGATCAAACTTTCATTTCCAATTTGTGTCTCTGAAGTTTGTTTGATATGTGTACTGAACCAAAAGAAAGCTAGTTCTAATTGATTATAAGAGACTCTTTATTAACTCTGCCAACTTGCAATCTGTTATCTAAAgatattacaaaattttcacttccatGATCAAACCTTCGAGACATTGCATAGATATTAACAGGATTTCTTCcttaaaaagaaacaatatcTCCTAGTATTTACAAATGACATACAATCCTGACTACAGATGACATTCAGTTAATAAGTTTCTGGAAGGCAAAGAACTGTTGTCTTTCTACCCTGGCTATCTGCCATCTCCCCTGTCGGTGATTGGTAGAGGTGTTGTCGCTTCGATGTCTACATCCCTGTCTTCAAAGGCTGATGAGCATGCACTGCCCTTGTCGAAATATGATGAATCTGGATATGAATGCACATAATCTTCAAACCCAGCACCACGACGTCCGTTACCTTTTCTGCTATCAGATCCACCGGGTGATGGCACCACCTCGGGCAGTGCCACTTCCCCCGCCAAGTATCTCACTACTTGCCTAATTGTAGGCCTTGCCTCCAGCGCGTCATTGGAACACATCAATCCAAGTTTTATCACCACAATAGCCTCTAGCTCATCGAATTCACCATTCAATTTAGGATCCACCACTTCAAGAACTGCTCCACTTTGCCATCTTTCCCACACCCAGTCCACCAAGATCAGCTCCTCAGGCAATGCCTTCGGCTCAATAGGTTTCCTCCCGCATACCACTTCAAGAAGAAATGCACCAAATGCAAACACATCTGAACTTGTAGTAGGTTTGCCAGTTCTTGTAAGTTCAGGTGCTAGGTACCCCAAGGTACCAACCACCCTGGTGGTACTTGGATTTTGGCCATGCTCGTATAACTTGGCAAGACCAAAGTCACCAAGTCTCCCATTTAGCTCAGAATCTAACAGAACATTGCCTGCTTTGATGTCTCTATGAATTACAGTCTGTTCCCATTCTTCATGCAAATATAAAAGACCTGAAGCTACACCTTTGATTATCTTGAACCTCTCTTCCCAACTGAGAACTCGTTTAGGCTCATCAAACAGGTACTTGTCCAAGCTACCGTTCGGCATGAAATCATAGACAAGTAACAGATCACCTCTACATCGACACCATCCTAGCAGCTGAACAAGATTTCTATGGCGAAGACGGCCAATGCTAGCAATCTCAGACACAAATTCTCTCAGGCCTTGTTTCGATTCATGAGAAATTCGCTTGACAGCAACTTGAGTATTTGTACTTGGCAGAGTTCCTTTGTAAACTCTGCCAAATCCACCAAACCCAAGTAGCTCTTTGTCTCTGAAACCCCTTGTTGCTTTCTTGAGTTCTCGGTAAGAGAATCTGTGAGGACCAATGTCCAACTCCCAGGCTTCAATTATGTCTgcattcttcaattttctaacAAGGTAAAACGAGATAAAAATGATTGACATCATTATAAGAACAGCCGAAAAGGTAACACATAGAATTAGTACAGTGTGATTCTCTTTCGGCCTTGGAAGAGAAGGCAGAGAAAGTAGAGACAGAGATTCAGCCTCTCCACTCATGTTAAAACTCCAGCCCAAGACATAGTGGGAGCTTGCAAGCAAGCCTGTTGAAGCAGAAAACCCCACAAACATAGGGTCCTGGAGAATTGGTGAGAGATCCACATCAAAGGACAATATGGAGGACCTGGGTTTCtcagaaaaaggagaaagctTCACCTCTAATCGATTTCTAGCTGAATCATAATCAATCCAAGCCTGGATCATTCTCCCACTCTTGAGACTTAACTCCTGCTTTGTCGAGTTTTCAAGAAAATATGCAGCAGAAGCTGAAGCATTTGACACCATGCTATTGAGATTAATACCAACATGGTTATCATCTATATCACCAAACTCTAAATCTTTCACGGTATCAAACTCTACTGCAAAAATATGGTTAGTTGAATTCCCATTGTCAGTTGCATTGAGCAAGCCAAGATATTGACTAGGAAAACCTGAAAGTTCTTTCGATGGAGAAAGAGTGAAAGCAAGGCCATGACCACCAAGCTTTGGGTACTCAGGAACCATGGCAAAAGCAAAAGCAgtagaaaaagagaaaactttGCTGCTGCTGGAGTTCTTGAACCGAACCGGAGATGAGTAAAAAGCATGGCCACTTACACGAGAAGAAGTATTAGTTAAACAAATTAACCCCTTGCTCCCAATGTCTGCAACACCAGTTAGGCTCATGTTGTTGCCTGCCTCATGAAACCCATTGAAAATGAACTGATCTAGTTGAGAAAAAACTTGGTCTgaacaaacaagaaaaaccCAGAAAAATACCAACTTCTTTGCCATGAAAAAAGGATGTGGATTTAAATTTTTGGAGCCCTGTGAATCTGAAAAAGAActtgaaggaaataaaatggtaAGCTGATACATGTAGAAATGTGCTGGTAAACTTTTTGGACGGTAGTTCTGGCTATGCATATTTTGTATTTGGTATGTGTTGTGATTTGATTGGTTGAAGAAAGATTGAAACAGATACAAGAGGAAAAGAGAGATTAAGAGCATGGGAGAACTTTAAAGGGGCATTCATGGTGTTTTGATCCCACATGGGATTTACAAAAAGTGATTGAAGACAACCTCCTTTTTACCAAGAAGACACCTGAGACAGCCGCCAGTTCCAACCTGGCGGAAAGACAAGTAGTCTCCAGTGTTTACTTCCATAATTCTTTTCCcctatttttcccttttttttattaaattatacttaaattttattttacttatataaaattcatttagattgagtttataactttataattattttgctTTACATGATTTTTCCAAataccaaaattttgattgttttatattaattttactAACCAAATGTATTAAATTTAAAGGAATTTTAGATTATATAATGGTTTTTTCTTggttaaaagataataaaaagcaaaaatatatattttattataaaatattacatatgtaatttcaaaatattcatatgtttatattttcaacTGTTGGACCGTCGGCTTGACAACAAAGAATTATTTAAACACAAAACATTACGATAATTTTACAAAATGCCCAACATTCTTGATTGAAAATgacatatcataacataaacccactattatttttcaactATAACCACATAATCTGACTTTTCTtagggaaaaataaaattttgtccaAACTTGGTTTAGATcgtatttaaaaatattttgttaaccACCAAAGTATCTCATAATTGCATCTAAGAATTTGACTCATTAATGAGTGCATATTCTCTAtctaaaaaagtaaaattcaaatcccctctctttcaattaaaaataaactcataATTTAGTACATAAGCCCTATAAATTAGGACACATTTAGATCCTGATATTCTCAATACCCACCAAAGTCAAATACCCAACACACATTTTAGtggcaaaacaaaattttgttcCATGTGATgtctttcttgtttttgtgATGGTGGGTAAGCACTATTGCTCTTACATTCTATACAATAATTGACTAGAAAGTAATTTATTACTTAATATAATaacaacataatattttaaaagatcttgaaattatttaaaaaaatttaaataaatttttattattttattatatttaatcaagttttttttttaaattaaatatatcattAACCATCCGTCACATATCATTTAATGTCATATAATATTGAAATGATATGTTGATATATTATAGTAGTGACTTGATATTTTTCACTATCTACCTTAATGTCACATTAAtactatataaataaaaaaatgataagtgatattttaatttatttattgtaattttttatgaattatttttttatgatttaaaatttaatttttataaaatttttatttaacttttttacaaataaaaagcAATTAAAGAATGTTTTGTTTCACTTAtgaattctctttttttttttcactatcCTTGTAAATTTGAACAAATAATTTAGTCTAATCTATCTCTCCCATATAATTAAAaccaattttgtaattttcaataaaataaaagaaaaaacaattttttaaaaaaacattaaatatattatctcTTTTTTGTGTGGTAAACGTGTCTTTGCTGAATCGGGTGGAGCGATGAAAGTGACCAACTACCCACCACAGATTAACCACGCATGTGACATGTGGGTCAAAGTTAGGAAGCAGCATGAAGCTGCATGATTCTGTGGGGTACAAGATCATCGCCCAGGAGAGCGAGAGAGGGAGAGATTTATGGTACGGCCCGGCGTTTGGGCATCAAAATCTGCTGATTAGCTGTGACGTTTTATCTTAAATGCTGTTAAATGTGAGCCACGTGATCTGTTGATAGTAGTGCTGATTGTCGTTGACTCTGAGATAATCTTGGGTTGACTCTTTGCCAAGCAGCCAATGTAATTCTTGCAACCGTCCATCTATTTATTGGTCCGcacaaatattttgatttatttattatatttttaaacgattaatttaatttttttattattaatattaataaatttatttaatatatatatataaatcataatcccATCGGatgattttcattaaattttttattataaatactAATAAGATTTGTCCagcttttaaataaaaattttattttcatttaaaaacatttttttcttaattttaataacattgcataatttatacattaattttacaaaaattcaattaatataTGATTGCAATTCCTAAATTAGTTCTTCAAACGTTAGCCATGGACTTGCTCTCAATTCAATGGCTTGGCACCTaaagaaagtcaaaagaaaattggACAACAAATTGCTCAGTGAGTTTGGTAAACCATCACTttgcccttttttttattttaatttttttcatgttaGAGATATTAATATGGCATAAGATATGATCAATAACTAATaccataaaataattacatgaAAAGCACATATAACCaacaaatatataatttatgtaTCACTTAAATATTGactttttgggttttttcttttagtatTATAGGattcaaatatacataaaaaattggaatttttatactatgttatttaataattatattatttgaaattgccaatcctttttttttctgaattcTTTTAGCATAGAAAATTATCGTGCGTGTGAACTGTTTCACGATGAAACCGAATTCTTTTGATATtcaaatatcataaaatataagaattaaattgaaaagatattaaaaagaaacgacactttttttaaaaaaattgacattATTTAGCcgtcatgcttttattattagaTTTTCACATTGATTATTTTCTTCGAAATTGTTAATTCTAAGGTTCAGTCAAGACTTCAATagtattttcaataaaatactttcaatagatttcaatttgaatttttggtaGTGAATtcagcattttttttttctatgcaTTTTGATAATTGGCAAATCAAACTCTTGTGTTTTGGCCTCTGATTCTCCATCAAGAAAAAGTCAACGGATGAGTCGACATTCTCCTTTAAGTAATCGTACCCTCCAAGCATGCCAAATAAAGTTgctagaaagaaagaagaaatttacaaaagttattttcgAATAGGACTTGACTTAGATAACGTATCACAATGGAATCTTTtctcctttattttcttttttattttttaatatataaagtttATGTTCATTGACAAACTACActacaaagaagaaaagaaaaagaaatgtttatttgttgatatatatatatatatatttaattccATGGATTCCTTGTTTGAATTCTATTTCTCTTTTGGGTTCTCCAATCTTGGTCTTGTTTGAAAGCCAAATAGTAGTACTTTACCAAAtctaaatgtttttttttagaaataatTAATGATCTAAAATGGGTACCAAATGGTTTTCTAGCTACCCAAACATTTCTAATAGTTTGgccattgttttttttttcatatattttatgtaattttttatataatattttttaaaaaaattgaattattcaaacaaatataaataaatctttattctttttttacgTTCTatcaagctttttcttttttatttcaagtcgaataaatcattataattaatgattgactaattatttttaataaaatatcacaTGGTATTTTTATATCTTGGTGACATTAACATAACGTTGatgtaaaaattataaaatttcatgtGATTATATCATATCACATTAGTTTGTTACGTCATCATCCACCatgacatattaatatatcatgtCAATATCATGagacataaaatgataagtgacggtttaactaaaaataattaattaatcctTAATTATAAGTATTtaattaactcaaaataaaagtataagataTTGACTTAATTGAACGTAATACAAGAATgaagtttatttgaatttctttaaataattcagaaacttttttaaatactataccttttctctttttgatgTAATTAAAGAAAGGACAAATTATGCTAATCAATCttgttttcaattaattaattaaactgagattgcaatttctttttaatttcaaaggTGTGGGCTGTTGATTCCTTTTATGGTAATGGATTTCCAAGTTGAAATCTTTTGTCAAGGCTTTGATTATAtgtcaaattatattttaaaattagtcCTCAAAATATTACTAAGAGATAAAAATGGATTGTCTTTTCTCTAATAAAGAAACAAGATACCAATTATTGATTATAAacgaaatattattttttaatcaaactcGGGATTGTTAATTAATTCATATAGTAAGTTTTCTCTcctaattataatgtttaagaCTCTTTATGGGCAGATTGTTATCTACACGTGGAAATCAACAACTACTCCAAAGCCTTCAAATAAAGttatctcataaaaatattattgcattcacaaattcaaataaacttataACTTTAAGAACTGTTCAATTTTGTCCTTGTTTTAATTAGTTTCAAATTTGTAATTATATTAACTTTTGTTGCAATTAAGGACAAATGCTGTTTTGGATTTGAGCCCAGCTAATATGTTCAACTCAAGTGGGCTTTAATGATGAATGGaagttttaatttctttgatttctaaATGGGCCAACCACAGCCCACTtgactttttgttttgctaaacaaagaaaacaatagaaaattttaaaaccaaaatcaatagaaaaaaaaaaaagaaaaaagggtaaaaatatTTGTAGAAAGATGTGAGGAACTgatataattttcatttacATCAACATTCTTGTTGTATTTGTAAGTTGCAAAAGAATTTTTCGGATTcgattttcaaattttggaaTTGTCAAAACATTTATCCAAATATATCAAAGCATAGATAAACAAatattacatatataaaacTTTTTGCAATTGCCGACGTGGTCCTCTGCCACCTCCGATGGTGGAAGAAAATTAGGGGAAAAATGATCATTCCATGAATCAAACAGTTTCTTAGAGGAAGCTTAGGAACAGTGAGGAAATGACTAGTTCATTCCCTGGAATCAAAGATACCCTTTTTGTATGGATACTCCAAAGATGCAGgagaataacataaaaatgattgGAAACAAAGCAAGAGCAAACAtctaaagatttaacaaagTGTAGATTCCTAGCACAAAAATAGAGGATACAAATCCActtaaaacaaaaggaaacaaTACTATGGAATATCTCACATGATCACTTAAAGAAAagggtttttctttctttctaccCAATATATAGACAAGGCCTATCATTTGTAAGTACAACTTCCGTCATCACTTCTAGCAGTGGGGTCAAAGTTATCCGCACCTGGATCAGTACAACCTTCAGGAACTGGAACACCAATTTGCTGGGCTGCTTTGCCTGCAACACCACCAACAATAGAGAAAAGAGCGAAGAGCTGGTGAATACTTCTTTTTTGAATACAAGATAACATTACTCGGCGTGCAAATTTAGATGCAAACCTCCCATCAAGGCCTCTAGGATAAAGGGGTCTAACCGTAGAAAGTTCCTCTCTTGATAGAATCCTCATTGGCGTCTCCAAGAGCAGCCTCGCTCAAGTACTTGTCAGCCAATTGGACTCTCTTCACATTCTC
Proteins encoded in this region:
- the LOC18586058 gene encoding L-type lectin-domain containing receptor kinase S.4 — protein: MLLISLFLLYLFQSFFNQSNHNTYQIQNMHSQNYRPKSLPAHFYMYQLTILFPSSSFSDSQGSKNLNPHPFFMAKKLVFFWVFLVCSDQVFSQLDQFIFNGFHEAGNNMSLTGVADIGSKGLICLTNTSSRVSGHAFYSSPVRFKNSSSSKVFSFSTAFAFAMVPEYPKLGGHGLAFTLSPSKELSGFPSQYLGLLNATDNGNSTNHIFAVEFDTVKDLEFGDIDDNHVGINLNSMVSNASASAAYFLENSTKQELSLKSGRMIQAWIDYDSARNRLEVKLSPFSEKPRSSILSFDVDLSPILQDPMFVGFSASTGLLASSHYVLGWSFNMSGEAESLSLLSLPSLPRPKENHTVLILCVTFSAVLIMMSIIFISFYLVRKLKNADIIEAWELDIGPHRFSYRELKKATRGFRDKELLGFGGFGRVYKGTLPSTNTQVAVKRISHESKQGLREFVSEIASIGRLRHRNLVQLLGWCRCRGDLLLVYDFMPNGSLDKYLFDEPKRVLSWEERFKIIKGVASGLLYLHEEWEQTVIHRDIKAGNVLLDSELNGRLGDFGLAKLYEHGQNPSTTRVVGTLGYLAPELTRTGKPTTSSDVFAFGAFLLEVVCGRKPIEPKALPEELILVDWVWERWQSGAVLEVVDPKLNGEFDELEAIVVIKLGLMCSNDALEARPTIRQVVRYLAGEVALPEVVPSPGGSDSRKGNGRRGAGFEDYVHSYPDSSYFDKGSACSSAFEDRDVDIEATTPLPITDRGDGR